In a single window of the Coffea eugenioides isolate CCC68of chromosome 3, Ceug_1.0, whole genome shotgun sequence genome:
- the LOC113765540 gene encoding putative E3 ubiquitin-protein ligase RF298 isoform X2 — MASTVLKACSGASSESSLMIVQEKGSRNKRKFRADTPMAEPNKVVPEPQSECKIYEFTAEKFDSVQSHAPSNGCETCCVKQDQSEGLKLDLRLSCLAGPSEVGSSLHREEVEAYESDHNAQWNDLTESELQELVLSNLESNLKTAIKKIVAYGYSEKVATDAVSRSGQCFGTKDTVSNIVDSTLAYLRGGRHVDTLREYDFDNLMALEHYMLAESVCFLREVKPDFSTGDAMWFLLVSDMNISHACTMEGDHPNNIVSDLASLSLTSDADASVSCSHNGPSEATNMANPYGHTFHSEAATVAGVSSLKSKGSLVAHGLAPDKERPSSPAAAVEKTFSLAGTSVSEEKFVGSRKASGFTRRDYILRQKSLHLDKSSRTYGSKVSSRTGKLSGFGGLVLDKKLRPIAESTGVNSRNIFKIGKAVGVEMPQDNLNHNISANVGFPSDTELSLSLPAKSSCGPMAADAEISNSSYRVVPVDESLPHSVPEEKRDEMILKLVPRVRELQNQLQEWTEWANQKVMQAARRLSKDKAELKALRQEKDEVERLKKEKQNLEENTMKKLLEMENALCKASSQVERANATVRKLEVENAALRQEMEVAKSRAAETAANCEEVYRREKANMLKFQSREKQKGMIQEELAAEKSKYMQLKQKLEQAEDLRAQLEDRWRQEAKRKEELLAQASLLKKEREKIEVSLKTKEDSMKSKAENNLHKHKDDIQKLEKEISKLRLMTDSSKIAALKRGIDGNYASRLTDSTYAPMPKESHISYISKVVNDFQDYSGGGDVKRERECVMCLSEEMSVVFLPCAHQVVCRTCNELHEKQGMEDCPSCRSPIQQRICVRYACA; from the exons ATGGCATCTACCGTGCTGAAAGCTTGTAGCGGTGCTTCCAGTGAATCATCATTGATGATCGTTCAAGAGAAAGGGAGtaggaataaaagaaaattcAGGGCTGATACACCAATGGCAGAACCTAATAAGGTTGTCCCTGAACCACAAAGTGAATGCAAAATTTACGAGTTTACTGCTGAAAAGTTTGATTCTGTTCAGAGTCATGCTCCTTCAAATGGGTGTGAAACTTGCTGTGTAAAGCAAGACCAATCGGAGGGTTTAAAACTAGACCTCCGGCTGTCTTGTTTGGCGGGACCATCTGAAGTTGGTTCGAGCTTGCATAGAGAGGAGGTTGAAGCTTACGAGTCAGATCACAATGCTCAATGGAATGATCTCACCGAGTCTGAGTTACAGGAACTTGTTTTGAGCAACTTGGAATCAAACCTGAAAACTGCAATTAAGAAAATAGTTGCTTATGGTTATAGTGAAAAAGTTGCTACCGATGCTGTATCAAGGTCTGGCCAATGCTTTGGGACAAAGGATACTGTGTCAAACATAGTGGACAGCACTTTAGCATATCTTCGAGGTGGAAGGCATGTTGATACTTTGAGGGAGTATGACTTCGACAATCTTATGGCTTTGGAGCACTACATGCTTGCAGAATCAGTTTGCTTTCTAAGAGAGGTGAAGCCTGATTTCAGCACTGGTGATGCAATGTGGTTCTTATTAGTGTCCGACATGAATATATCTCATGCTTGCACCATGGAAGGTGATCATCCAAACAATATAGTTAGTGATTTGGCTTCTCTGTCGCTGACATCTGATGCAGACGCTTCTGTCAGTTGTTCCCATAATGGTCCTTCAGAGGCAACAAACATGGCAAATCCTTATGGACATACCTTTCACTCTGAGGCAGCAACAGTAGCAGGTGTCTCAAGTTTAAAGTCGAAAGGTTCCTTGGTTGCCCATGGACTTGCTCCAGACAAAGAACGCCCCAGTTCTCCAGCAGCAGCTGTTGAGAAAACCTTTAGCTTAGCAGGAACATCAGTTTCAGAAGAAAAATTTGTGGGTAGTAGAAAAGCGTCTGGATTCACCAGGAGAGATTATATACTTAGACAAAAGTCCCTTCATTTGGATAAAAGCTCTCGAACATATGGTTCAAAAGTGAGCTCGAGAACAGGGAAGCTCAGTGGTTTTGGTGGCCTGGTTTTGGATAAAAAACTAAGGCCTATAGCAGAATCTACAGGTGTGAATAGCAggaatattttcaaaattggcaAGGCAGTTGGGGTTGAAATGCCCCAAGACAATTTGAATCACAATATTTCGGCAAATGTTGGGTTCCCTTCAG ATACTGAGCTATCTCTTTCTTTGCCTGCCAAAAGCAGTTGCGGTCCAATGGCAGCTGATGCTGAGATATCCAATTCAAGTTATCGTGTAGTGCCAGTTGATGAGTCCCTGCCCCACTCAGTTCCAGAGGAAAAGAGGGATGAAATGATTCTGAAGCTGGTCCCAAGGGTTCGCGAATTGCAAAATCAGCTCCAAGAGTGGACAGAGTGGGCAAATCAAAAAGTTATGCAGGCTGCTCGTAGACTAAGCAAGGACAAAGCTGAGCTGAAGGCACTCAGGCAAGAAAAGGACGAAGTTGAACGGCTCAAGAAAGAGAAGCAAAATTTGGAAGAAAACACTATGAAGAAGCTATTGGAGATGGAGAATGCCTTGTGTAAAGCTAGTAGCCAGGTAGAGAGAGCCAATGCTACTGTGCGCAAACTTGAAGTTGAAAATGCTGCTTTGAGGCAGGAGATGGAAGTGGCAAAGTCACGTGCAGCTGAGACAGCTGCTAACTGTGAGGAGGTATACAGAAGGGAGAAGGCGAATATGTTGAAGTTTCAATCACGAGAGAAGCAGAAGGGCATGATTCAGGAGGAACTGGCTGCTGAAAAGAGCAAGTATatgcagctaaaacagaaactGGAGCAAGCTGAAGATCTTAGGGCTCAACTCGAG GATAGGTGGAGACAGGAAGCCAAGAGGAAGGAAGAATTATTAGCACAAGCCAGTTTgctaaagaaagaaagagaaaaaattgaAGTTTCATTGAAGACCAAGGAGGATTCCATGAAATCAAAAGCAGAAAACAATTTGCACAAGCATAAAGATGATATCCAGAAGCTTGAAAAGGAAATTTCCAAGCTAAGATTGATGACTGACTCCTCAAAAATAGCTGCACTTAAAAGGGGAATAGATGGAAACTATGCAAGCAGACTGACAGACTCTACATATGCCCCAATGCCCAAGGAATCCCATATATCATACATTTCTAAAGTAGTGAATGATTTTCAGGACTACTCTGGAGGTGGAGATGTTAAACGTGAAAGAGAGTGTGTCATGTGCCTGTCAGAGGAGATGTCTGTAGTCTTCCTACCATGTGCTCATCAGGTTGTGTGTAGAACATGCAATGAGCTCCATGAGAAGCAGGGAATGGAGGACTGTCCTTCCTGTAGGAGCCCAATCCAGCAGCGTATTTGTGTACGTTATGCTTGTGCTTAA
- the LOC113767015 gene encoding probable basic-leucine zipper transcription factor R: MDPRPNPNPIPTHPSPSEPPPPPPSPSPSPQVLHQSDSDEDDENVKQLQECSSLYLSLQDCLIKSNRNWKACQTEVQALKECNERRKSSKKK, translated from the exons ATGGACCCGCGACCAAACCCAAACCCGATTCCAACTCATCCGTCACCGTCAgagccaccaccaccaccaccatcacCGTCGCCATCGCCGCAAGTTCTCCACCAGTCCGACTCCGACGAAGACGACGAAAACGTCAAGCAGCTTCAGGAATGCTCTTCTCTCTACCTATCCTTACAG GATTGTCTTATCAAAAGTAACCGAAATTGGAAAGCTTGCCAAACAG AAGTTCAAGCATTGAAAGAGTGCAACGAAAGAAGAAAGAGTAGCAAAAAGAAATGA
- the LOC113765540 gene encoding putative E3 ubiquitin-protein ligase RF298 isoform X1: protein MASTVLKACSGASSESSLMIVQEKGSRNKRKFRADTPMAEPNKVVPEPQSECKIYEFTAEKFDSVQSHAPSNGCETCCVKQDQSEGLKLDLRLSCLAGPSEVGSSLHREEVEAYESDHNAQWNDLTESELQELVLSNLESNLKTAIKKIVAYGYSEKVATDAVSRSGQCFGTKDTVSNIVDSTLAYLRGGRHVDTLREYDFDNLMALEHYMLAESVCFLREVKPDFSTGDAMWFLLVSDMNISHACTMEGDHPNNIVSDLASLSLTSDADASVSCSHNGPSEATNMANPYGHTFHSEAATVAGVSSLKSKGSLVAHGLAPDKERPSSPAAAVEKTFSLAGTSVSEEKFVGSRKASGFTRRDYILRQKSLHLDKSSRTYGSKVSSRTGKLSGFGGLVLDKKLRPIAESTGVNSRNIFKIGKAVGVEMPQDNLNHNISANVGFPSGSVFNMGAANSVSISSKSDVESTNAESSLPTANDSPALIGADTELSLSLPAKSSCGPMAADAEISNSSYRVVPVDESLPHSVPEEKRDEMILKLVPRVRELQNQLQEWTEWANQKVMQAARRLSKDKAELKALRQEKDEVERLKKEKQNLEENTMKKLLEMENALCKASSQVERANATVRKLEVENAALRQEMEVAKSRAAETAANCEEVYRREKANMLKFQSREKQKGMIQEELAAEKSKYMQLKQKLEQAEDLRAQLEDRWRQEAKRKEELLAQASLLKKEREKIEVSLKTKEDSMKSKAENNLHKHKDDIQKLEKEISKLRLMTDSSKIAALKRGIDGNYASRLTDSTYAPMPKESHISYISKVVNDFQDYSGGGDVKRERECVMCLSEEMSVVFLPCAHQVVCRTCNELHEKQGMEDCPSCRSPIQQRICVRYACA from the exons ATGGCATCTACCGTGCTGAAAGCTTGTAGCGGTGCTTCCAGTGAATCATCATTGATGATCGTTCAAGAGAAAGGGAGtaggaataaaagaaaattcAGGGCTGATACACCAATGGCAGAACCTAATAAGGTTGTCCCTGAACCACAAAGTGAATGCAAAATTTACGAGTTTACTGCTGAAAAGTTTGATTCTGTTCAGAGTCATGCTCCTTCAAATGGGTGTGAAACTTGCTGTGTAAAGCAAGACCAATCGGAGGGTTTAAAACTAGACCTCCGGCTGTCTTGTTTGGCGGGACCATCTGAAGTTGGTTCGAGCTTGCATAGAGAGGAGGTTGAAGCTTACGAGTCAGATCACAATGCTCAATGGAATGATCTCACCGAGTCTGAGTTACAGGAACTTGTTTTGAGCAACTTGGAATCAAACCTGAAAACTGCAATTAAGAAAATAGTTGCTTATGGTTATAGTGAAAAAGTTGCTACCGATGCTGTATCAAGGTCTGGCCAATGCTTTGGGACAAAGGATACTGTGTCAAACATAGTGGACAGCACTTTAGCATATCTTCGAGGTGGAAGGCATGTTGATACTTTGAGGGAGTATGACTTCGACAATCTTATGGCTTTGGAGCACTACATGCTTGCAGAATCAGTTTGCTTTCTAAGAGAGGTGAAGCCTGATTTCAGCACTGGTGATGCAATGTGGTTCTTATTAGTGTCCGACATGAATATATCTCATGCTTGCACCATGGAAGGTGATCATCCAAACAATATAGTTAGTGATTTGGCTTCTCTGTCGCTGACATCTGATGCAGACGCTTCTGTCAGTTGTTCCCATAATGGTCCTTCAGAGGCAACAAACATGGCAAATCCTTATGGACATACCTTTCACTCTGAGGCAGCAACAGTAGCAGGTGTCTCAAGTTTAAAGTCGAAAGGTTCCTTGGTTGCCCATGGACTTGCTCCAGACAAAGAACGCCCCAGTTCTCCAGCAGCAGCTGTTGAGAAAACCTTTAGCTTAGCAGGAACATCAGTTTCAGAAGAAAAATTTGTGGGTAGTAGAAAAGCGTCTGGATTCACCAGGAGAGATTATATACTTAGACAAAAGTCCCTTCATTTGGATAAAAGCTCTCGAACATATGGTTCAAAAGTGAGCTCGAGAACAGGGAAGCTCAGTGGTTTTGGTGGCCTGGTTTTGGATAAAAAACTAAGGCCTATAGCAGAATCTACAGGTGTGAATAGCAggaatattttcaaaattggcaAGGCAGTTGGGGTTGAAATGCCCCAAGACAATTTGAATCACAATATTTCGGCAAATGTTGGGTTCCCTTCAGGTTCAGTATTTAACATGGGAGCTGCTAACAGCGTTTCTATATCATCTAAGTCTGATGTAGAATCTACTAATGCTGAATCTTCATTGCCTACAGCGAATGATTCACCTGCATTAATTGGTGCAGATACTGAGCTATCTCTTTCTTTGCCTGCCAAAAGCAGTTGCGGTCCAATGGCAGCTGATGCTGAGATATCCAATTCAAGTTATCGTGTAGTGCCAGTTGATGAGTCCCTGCCCCACTCAGTTCCAGAGGAAAAGAGGGATGAAATGATTCTGAAGCTGGTCCCAAGGGTTCGCGAATTGCAAAATCAGCTCCAAGAGTGGACAGAGTGGGCAAATCAAAAAGTTATGCAGGCTGCTCGTAGACTAAGCAAGGACAAAGCTGAGCTGAAGGCACTCAGGCAAGAAAAGGACGAAGTTGAACGGCTCAAGAAAGAGAAGCAAAATTTGGAAGAAAACACTATGAAGAAGCTATTGGAGATGGAGAATGCCTTGTGTAAAGCTAGTAGCCAGGTAGAGAGAGCCAATGCTACTGTGCGCAAACTTGAAGTTGAAAATGCTGCTTTGAGGCAGGAGATGGAAGTGGCAAAGTCACGTGCAGCTGAGACAGCTGCTAACTGTGAGGAGGTATACAGAAGGGAGAAGGCGAATATGTTGAAGTTTCAATCACGAGAGAAGCAGAAGGGCATGATTCAGGAGGAACTGGCTGCTGAAAAGAGCAAGTATatgcagctaaaacagaaactGGAGCAAGCTGAAGATCTTAGGGCTCAACTCGAG GATAGGTGGAGACAGGAAGCCAAGAGGAAGGAAGAATTATTAGCACAAGCCAGTTTgctaaagaaagaaagagaaaaaattgaAGTTTCATTGAAGACCAAGGAGGATTCCATGAAATCAAAAGCAGAAAACAATTTGCACAAGCATAAAGATGATATCCAGAAGCTTGAAAAGGAAATTTCCAAGCTAAGATTGATGACTGACTCCTCAAAAATAGCTGCACTTAAAAGGGGAATAGATGGAAACTATGCAAGCAGACTGACAGACTCTACATATGCCCCAATGCCCAAGGAATCCCATATATCATACATTTCTAAAGTAGTGAATGATTTTCAGGACTACTCTGGAGGTGGAGATGTTAAACGTGAAAGAGAGTGTGTCATGTGCCTGTCAGAGGAGATGTCTGTAGTCTTCCTACCATGTGCTCATCAGGTTGTGTGTAGAACATGCAATGAGCTCCATGAGAAGCAGGGAATGGAGGACTGTCCTTCCTGTAGGAGCCCAATCCAGCAGCGTATTTGTGTACGTTATGCTTGTGCTTAA